From the genome of Impatiens glandulifera chromosome 9, dImpGla2.1, whole genome shotgun sequence, one region includes:
- the LOC124914571 gene encoding probable RNA 3'-terminal phosphate cyclase-like protein: protein MSYLRLKGSKCLRQRLLLSTLSSTPVLIEDIRAEDSFPGLRPHEVSLLRLLEMICDDCVVEINETGTKLKYKPGIVMGGKHLVHDCGLSRSIGYFLEPLIVLGLFGKKPLSIRLKGITNNSKDPSVDTFRTTTLPLLKRFGVPAEGLDLKVEARGVPPYGGGEVLLSVPMVEHSLKAVSWTDEGMVKRIRGTSFSARVSVQFENTMIHAARGIFNRLLPDVHIFTDHKAGAQSGKSPGYGISLVAETTSNCFISVDTTISYSRNEGVNMDEDRIELTPPVDVGEQIASALLSEISQGGVVDSTHQGLLFLLCALCPPDVSKVRVGKLSPYGIETLRSVKEFLGVVFDIKPDPSTATVVLKCVGSGFKNLSRKIS from the exons ATGTCGTATTTAAGGTTAAAGGGAAGCAAATGCCTAAGGCAGCGTCTCCTTTTATCAACACTTTCTTCCACTCCTGTCCTTATTGAGGACATTCGTGCGGAAGACTCCTTTCCTGGTCTCCGCCCCCATGAAGTTTCTCTTTTACGTCTCCTTGAGATGATCTGCGATGATTGTGTTGTTGAAATCAATGAAACTG GTACGAAACTAAAGTACAAGCCTGGTATTGTGATGGGTGGGAAACACCTTGTACATGACTGTGGTCTAAGCCGGTCCATTGGTTATTTCTTGGAGCCACTGATTGTTCTCGGATTGTTTGGGAAGAAGCCTCTTTCCATAAGACTAAAAG ggaTTACAAACAATTCGAAAGATCCATCTGTGGATACATTCAGAACAACCACCTTGCCATTGCTCAAGCGGTTCGGGGTTCCTGCAGAAGGATTAGATTTGAAAGTCGAGGCTCGTGGGGTTCCTCCCTATGGAGGTGGAGAGGTTCTTTTGTCAGTTCCAATGGTTGAACATAGTCTTAAG GCAGTAAGCTGGACCGATGAAGGGATGGTGAAGAGGATTAGGGGAACTAGTTTCTCAGCAAGAGTGTCAGTTCAGTTTGAGAATACAATGATTCATGCAGCTCGTGGAATTTTCAACCGTCTGCTTCCAGATGTTCACATATTTACAGATCATAAAGCTGGAGCACAATCTGGAAA GTCGCCTGGTTATGGAATTTCATTGGTTGCAGAAACCACATCCAACTGTTTCATATCTGTTGACACTACAATCTCTTACTCGAGAAATGAAGGTGTAAATATGGATGAAGATAGGATAGAGCTGACACCCCCTGTTGATGTTGGCGAACAAATTGCATCTGCTTTGCTGAGTGAGATTTCACAAGGGGGAGTGGTGGATTCGACACACCAG GGATTGCTGTTTCTCCTTTGCGCATTATGCCCTCCGGATGTTTCAAAGGTTAGGGTTGGGAAACTATCCCCATATGGAATAGAAACTCTGAGGAGCGTTAAAGAATTTCTGGGAGTGGTATTCGATATTAAGCCGGATCCTTCAACGGCCACTGTTGTATTGAAGTGTGTGGGAAGTGGATTCAAGAACTTGTCTAGAAAGATATCATAA
- the LOC124914365 gene encoding thioredoxin H2-like has protein sequence MGAVLSGALGGGGAGAAYASESPSSSSESSRVMEFHSTNRWQLHFNSAKQIPKLMVVDFSATWCGPCKLMEPALHAMSSKYSDVDFVKIDVDELNDVAREFGVKAMPTIVLLKQGKEVDRVVGAQAAELEKKIQNHREKPKFAA, from the exons ATGGGGGCAGTTCTATCAGGCGCCTTGGGCGGCGGCGGTGCTGGTGCTGCCTACGCCAGTGaatcaccatcatcatcatccgaATCATCTCGCGTCATGGAATTTCACTCGACTAATCGATGGCAGCTACATTTCAACTCCGCTAAACAAATCCCTAAACTG atGGTGGTGGATTTCTCAGCAACATGGTGTGGTCCCTGCAAGCTCATGGAGCCAGCATTACACGCCATGTCTTCCAAGTATTCCGACGTTGATTTCGTCAAGATCGATGTCGATGAATTGAAT GATGTGGCGAGGGAGTTTGGAGTTAAGGCTATGCCGACGATTGTGTTGCTGAAGCAGGGTAAGGAAGTAGACAGGGTCGTCGGTGCTCAAGCAGCAGAGCTGGAGAAGAAGATTCAGAATCACAGGGAGAAACCAAAGTTTGCcgcataa